ACACGCGCCGCCACATCCTGGACGTCTTCCCACTGGCGGCCGAACGCCTTCGCCCATGTCTTCTCGTACAGCAGCTCAGCCCCGGAGGTCTCGAACTTCCCTTTAATGAGTGTCGCCGCTTGCAACCGGGCCCGGTCCAGATCCTCCACGAGCTCCAGGTCGGCCCGCGCCCGGGCCACCCGCCGGCGCAAGTCGTCCGGCCCGGACGGCTCGAGCCGCAGCCTGGCCTGCTCCAGCAGGTGCCGCGCCTCGCGGAAGTGGAACCCCTGGCGGAGGTTGATGGCCTCAGCCACGGAAGTGCCGATCTCGTCGCGCAACTCCCGGAGGCGCCAGGCCGCTTCCTCCCGCCGCTCGGCCCGCTGCTGCACGAGCCAGACCCCGCCGCCGCTCGCCAGCCCGACCAGGGCAAGCGCCGTGACCAAGAGCGCCGCCCCTGTCGGGTTGCGCCGGCCCCAGCGCCATAGCCGCTCTCCCCAGCCCAGGGGCCGGGCCTGGATTGCCCGCCCCTCCCCGAAGCGCTTCAGATCGTCGGCCAGCGCCGCGGCGCCGGCGTAGCGGCGATCCGGCTCCTTGGAGATGCATTTCAGGCAAATCGTCTCCAGATCGCGCGGCACATTCGTGTTTAACCGTGAGGGGGCCACGGGCTCGTCATTGACCATCTGCCGCTCCGTCTCGGCCGTCGTCACTCCTCGGAAAGGCGGCCTCCCTGTGAGCATTTCATAAAGGAGGGCGCCGAGCGCGTAGACGTCCGCGGCGGGCCCGATCGAGCTCGCCTCTCCGAGCACCTGCTCGGGTGCCATGTAGCTCGGGGTCCCGATCCGGGCGCCGCTTAGCGTGAGGGCCGAGTCTGCGTCGAAATGCCGCGCCAGCCCGAAGTCGGCGACCTTCGGGGTGCCCGATGCGGTGAGCAGGATATTGGCTGGCTTGAGGTCGCGGTGAACGATCCCGGCCTGGTGCGCCGCATGCACGGCCTCGGCGAGCGTGGTCACGAGCGCAGCCGCCTGGCGGGCGGGCTGCGGAGTCCCTGCCAGGGAATGAGCCAGACTGCCCCCCTCGACGAGCTCCATCGTGAAATAGGGGCATCCGCCGTGGTCTCCCACATCGTAGACATGGACGATGTTCGCGTGGCGCAGGCCGGCCACCGCCTCCGCCTCGCGTTGGAACCGGGCCCGCTCGTGGGGCCCGGCGTACGGGCCGGCGAGCATCATCTTGAGGGCGACCGGGCGGTTGAGGCGCAGGTGCCTGGCCCTATAGACGACCCCCATGCCCCCGCGGCCGAGCACCGCCTCGACGTCATAGCCCGGAATTCGCAGCGACTCGGCGCTCGCATGCCAGGGAGCGGAGGGCTCGGCGTCGGGGTCGGGATCCGACGCCGGAAACAGCGCGTCGAGCTCCCCCTTGAGGATGCGCATCTGCTGCCAGCGCCGACGGACCTCCGGCAGCAGCTCAGGGCAGGCGCCGCAGGCCTCTTCCGGCGTACACCCGGAGTCCGCGATCTCGTCGAGCAGTTCTTGCACCCGCGATTCTGCGGACATGTCCGGGCTCCCCGAGGCTGCTGCGTGCCGGGACACCGGCACCCGGAAGACCCACGTCCTGCCGGAGGGCACCTAGATCGCGTCCGGGGGATCCTCGCCCGGGCGGAGGTCGGCCAGTTGCTCGGCCAAAAGCCGCAAGCCGCGGTTCAACCGCCGCTTCACCGTGACCGCCGCGACGCCGAGCAACTGGGCGGCCTCCGCCTGCGTCATCCCCTGGATGCGCACCAGGTCGAAGACTTCCCGCTCGTCGGCCGGGAGCTGGTCGATCGCCCGGAGCATGCGGAGTCCGGCCGGGGTGAGCCCGGAGACGCTGCTGGCAGGCGCCGGCACGCCCCCCTCGTCCAGCGCCGCGACGGTCGGCTGATGATCTAAGCGTCGGGCCAGGTCATTGAGCTCCCAGCGGATGTGCTGATTGGCCAGCGCGAACAGTTGACGCACGGTCTGGGGCCGGGCCTCGCGCAAGGACTTGAGCAGCCGTTCCGCCACGGCGCCGAGCAACTCGTCGGCATCCAGGTTCGACGGCGGCCGCGTCAGGCGCGGGTAACTCCGGTGCAGCATCGTGCTGCAGAGCAGGTGCAGGCGGCGGACGGCCCGATCGAGCAGGGCCCGGACGACCGGCTCGGCGGGCGAATCTTCGCCCAGCTCGTCCAGGTAGCGCTGGACCACCACGGTGGTGTTCTCTTCGCTCATGGGGCAAGCCCTCGGCAGGCGCGATGTCGGTCTCATGCGAATTCTACTTCAGCAGGGTGTGCCCCCGCCACGCTCAGTATGACGGCGGGCAGAGATGAGATCGAGTCGGCACCAACGGCCGGAACGGTGTCTTTGAATACCGTTCCGGCACCCCCTCCGGATTGCGGTCGTTGCGGTGGGGCGGTGTGTGCCATGTGTCTGCACCGGAGGCATCCGGACGGCATGACGACGGGAGGCGAAGATGGACGGACCGAGGATCGCGGTGGAGCCGGGCGAGGGCCGTTCGGTCTGGCTCGGCGGCATGGGAGTCGTGTTCAAGGTCTCCGGGGCGGACACCGGCGGGGCCTTCGCCGTCGTGGAACACCCTATCGAGCCGGGGCGGCTCGTGCTGCCCCATGTCCACCTCCACGAGGACGAATACTCCTACGTCCTGGAGGGGACGATCGGCGCGCGGGTCGGAGACCGGGAGGTCGTCGCGGGGCCGGGCAGCTACCTGATCAAGCCCCGCGGACTGATGCACACGTTCTGGAACGCCGGCCCCGGCCCGGCGCGGCTGCTGGAAGTCATCTCCCCGGCCGGCTTCGAGGTTTACTTCACCGAGCTCGCCGAGGCCGGGGACCCGGACCGGAGGCAGGAGCTGGCGACAAAATACGGCGTAGCCTACTCCGCCGACTGGGTCGCCGAGCTGACCTCCAGGTACAACCTGAAGTTACTCGGCCACTGACTGAGACTGATGAAGGGGGACAGGAACGATGACACCGCGCATCCTGGCTTTCGCCGGCAGCCTCCGCAGGGAGTCCTTCAACAAGAAGCTCGTGCGCATCGCCGCGAACGCGGCCCGGGATGCCGGCGCCGAGGTCGCGCTGATCGACCTCGAGGACTACCCGCTACCGCTTTTCGACCAGGACCTCGAAGCCGAACAGGGGATGCCGGGGAACGGCGCGAAGCTCAAGCAGATCTTCATCGACCATGATGGCCTGCTGGTCGCCTCGCCCGAATACAACACCTCGATCACCGCAGACCTCAAGAACGCCATCGACTGGGTGTCGCGACCGGCTCCGTGCGAGCCGCCGCTGGCGGCCTTCCGGGGCAAGGTCGCCGCCCTGATGAGCGCCTCGCCGGGTGCCCTCGGGGGCCTGCGCGGGCTCGTGCACCTGCGGTCGATCCTCGGCAACATCGGCGTCGTCGTCCTGCCGGACCAGATCGCCGTGGCCAGGGCCCACGAGGCGTTCCGCGCCAACGGTTCTCTGACGGACCCCAAGCAGCAGGAGGGCATCGATACGCTCGGCAGGACGCTCGCCTCGTTCCTGATGAAAATCAAGGCGTAGGGGTGAGTCGTGGCTGAATCGGCATTTCAGCCGCCCCGGCGCCGCCTCGGTGCAAGGGCCCCGTCGATCGATCCCAAACATCGAGCCCGGACGCCCCTTTGAGCTGTGACACGAAGGAGATCCAATCATGAAGGTCATCGGAGCAGGCGGATGGATCGCTTCTCTCATGGTAGCCGTCGCCTCCACGGCGGTACGAGGCCAGCAGCCCGGCGCGACGGAGACGAGCTACCTGCCCGTCGCGGTCCGAGAATCCCCCCGAACCATCCAGTTGCGAATGGAGGCCGAGAAGCCGGCGGTCATGCGCCGCCAATTGGACCTCCTCCGCGATCGCTATGACCTGGAGGACCGGCCGGCGGCCGGCGTCACCATGTCCCGCGGCAAGCCGGTCCAGGGGGGCGTGCGGGTTAGACTGGCGGCAGGCACCACCTGGGACGCGCTCGTCGCGATGACTCCCGAGGAGATTCGTGACAAGGACCTTCTCCCGAGAGGCTTCTTGCCCCTGCCACACCCGAACCACCCGGAAGGGGGGATGGTCTTCCCTCGGTTCCACGTCGTCGAGATCAAGCGGCAGGAGGGCCGCGACCTCACCCGTTACGACCTGGATTTCGACCTGCCGGACCACTTCCTCCCCGAGTTCCCCGCACCCATCTATCTGACGACTCGGTCCGACCTCGGCGACGTCTCGCGGGGCAAGCTCGTCACGCTGGAGAACTACTTCGAGCTCTTCGACGGCGTCCTCAACCCCAAGCAGCTCGAGGGGCTGAGGCTGCTCGTCACCCCGTTCCCGCAGCAGCAGTTCAACGCGACCGAAGACCGACGCTCCGCCCAGCCGAGCCGGGGGGTCACCTGCTTCGACTGCCACGCCAACGGGCACTCGAATGGGGCGACGCACCTCGCCCCCGACGTGCGCCCCCAGTCCCATCGGCACAGGATCGACACCCCGACGCTGCGGGGCGTCCACATCGAACGCCTCTTCGGATCACAGCGGGCCCTGCGTAGCATCGAGGACTTCACCGAATTCGAGCAGGGCGGGGCCTATTTCGACGGGGATCATGTGATCGCCGCCAAGAAGGGTGTGAACCACCTCGACCGCTCCACGCAGGTCTCGTTCATGTCCGAGTTCCAGGAGCTACTCGACTTTCCGCCGGCCCCGAAGCTCGGGATCGACGGCAAGCTCGACCCGCGTAAGGCCACGCCCGAGGAGATGCGCGGGCAGGAGATCTTCTTCGGGAAGGCGAACTGTGCGAGCTGCCATTCCCCGCCCTATTACACCGACAACCTCATGCACAACCTGAAGACGGAGAGATTCTTCGAGTCGCGAGTGATCAACAACCACACCGCCGTCGGCGACGGGCCGATCAAGACCTTCCCTCTGCGCGGGATCAAGGACACGCCGCCGTACCTGCACGACGGCCGGCTGCTGACGCTGGAAGACACGGTCGAGTTCTTCAACCTGATCCTCGAGCTCAAGCTCAACGATCGGGAGAAGCGCGACCTCGTCGCCTTCATGCGGCAGCTCTGAGGCCGGCGGATCGGCGCTTACGGTCAGAGCCATCCAGGAGGGCATCGTCCACGTCCCGCACTGTGTCATGGTCCTGCCGGAGCACGTGACGCGTTCGTCTTTGGAATCACCATTTTTTCGGAGTCGAATCATGGCTGAAGTCATCGCGGGGATCCGGATCCCCGACAGCAAGCTGGCCCGGGAAGCGACCGATCTCGTGCGTGAGCACGGCAGCCCACTGCTCGTCGCCCACTCCCTGAGGGTCTACCTGTTCGGGGAAATCCAGGGCCGCCACCGGGGCTGGTCGATCGATCACGAGCTGTTCTACGTCGGGGCCATGTTCCACGACCTGGGGTTGACCGCGAGGTATCGCAGCCCCGACCACCGGTTCGAGGTCGACGGGGCGAATGCAGCCCGGGACTTTCTGCGAGCCAACGGCATCGATGAGGGATCGGCCGGAATCGTGTGGGACGCCATCGCCCTCCACACGACGCCGGAGATCCCCTGGCACAAGCGGCCGGAGATCGCACTCATGAACGGCGGGACCGCGGCGGACGTCGTCGGCCGTGGGCTCGACGAGATTTCGGCCGGCGACCGCGAGGCCGTCCTCGCCGCTTACCCGCGGGTCGACTTTGCGTGCGGAATCACTCGCACCTTCGTGGACGGCCTCGCGGACCGGCCCGCGACCGCATTCGGGACATTCAACGCCGACCTGCTGGAGCGGAACCTACCCGGCTACCACCGGCCGAACTTCTGCGACCTGATCGCCGCCAACCCGCTGGGAGGTTGACCGATACCAATCGGTGCGACCACGCCTCACGGCCCCGCCGAACCTCATACACGGATCTTCTTCGAAACCACCCACGCTCACCCAAACCGAGGCCACACATGTCCGAGATGATTGCCGGAATTCGGATCCCCGACAGCAAGCTGGCCCGCGAGGCGACCGGCCTGCTTCGGGAGCACGGCACGCCCTTGCTGCACGCTCATTCGATCAGGGTCTTCCTCTTCGGGTCGCTCCGCGGCCGCCATCGAGGGCTGCGAGTCGATCACGAGCTGCTCTACGTCGGGGCCGTGTTCCACGACTTCGGGCTCACCCCGAACTATCGGAGCCGGGACCATCGGTTCGAGGTGGACGGGGCCAACGCGGCCCGCGACTTCCTCCGGGCCAACGGCATCGATGACGAGTCGGCCGGGGTCGTGTGGGACGCGATCGCGCTGCACACGACCCCGGAGATCCCCTGGCACAAGCGCCCGGAGATCGCGCTGGTCACCGGCGGCGTCGAGGCCGACGTCCTCGGCGACGGGCTCGACGAGATCGCCGAGGAGGACCGGGCGAGCGTCCTCGCCGCGTACCCGCGGGTCGACTTCAAGGAGGGGATCGTCCGGGCGTTTGCGGAGGGCTTCGGTTACCGGCCGGAGACGGCGTTCGGGACCATGAACACGGACATCCTGGAGCGGACGCAGCCCGGCTATCGCCGGCCGAACTTCTGCGACCTGATCGCCGCCAACCCGCTGGGAGGGTGAGGACCCCGGAGACGGAGCATCCCCCGGATGTCTCTGCCGGCCGCGGTCAGGGACTAGCGGGGTGGTGTGACGTTTCCCGGTTCCGCCCATCCGGGCCGAGACCTTGGAGGTCCGGCGCATCCTCGTCGAGCACGACTCCGATCACGTCGAGGGCCGCCCACCCGCGAGCGCAGGGCGAGCCCCCGGCCCCACCGCGCACCGTCGCTGACCCGAATCGTCTCCTTCACATGACTTCGCACCTCCCGGAAGGACGAACCCATGGCCACACCGGACCCGATCCTCGTGCGCGTGACGACCGTGCTCGTGCAATCGCTCGGCGTCGACGAGGACGACGTCACGCCAGCCGCCTCCCTGCTCGGGGACCTTGGCGCAGAGTCGATCGACTTGCTCGACATCGTGTTCCGCCTGGAGCGCGAGTTCGGGTTCGCGATCCCGCGCGGGGAACTCTTCATCGAGCTCGCCTCGCCGGACGAGGCGGATTTCCTGCACGACGGCCGGGTGACCGTCGAGGGCCTCGCCGCCCTGCGTGCCCGGATGCCCTATGCCGACCTGAGCGGCCTGGAGCGGGACCGGCGGTTGGGCAGCGTTGCGGACCTGTTCACCGTCGACCTGCTCGTCCGCTACGTCGCCTGGAAGCTCAGGGTCGGTCGAGGCGCGGCCGTCGGCGTCCTGGCGGCGGCCAGAGTCTCCCGGAGCCCCCTCGATCGCCCGACGATCGTTGGGAATTGACGGACGCTTTCAAGGATGAGGGACCAACCCGGGGCACCGACACCCGGAGGGCCCTCAGTCGGTCACAGGCCAATTCCACTTCAGCAGGGTGTGCGCCCGCCGCGCTCAGAATGGAGTCCGGCAAAGAAGCGGGCGAGTCACCAACAATCGCAGGTTCGGTGTCCCATGTCACAACTGCTCGGGCACCGACCAAGGATAGGGGGGACGGGGACGATGACACCGCGGATTTTGGCCTTCGCCGGCAGCCTCCGGAGAGAGTCCGCCAGAGCTTCTTCTCACGAGACGCATGCGCGGTGGCTAACTTCGATTCCTCCCGCCTGCTGCGGTGGGGATGATCGCCGGTCCTCGCTCAACCGGGTGGACGTCTCGATCTCTTCCATACCCATCCACGCGGCCGGACGGCCGAGAAAGGACTTGTCGTGAAAGCGGCACGGTTACATGCCCGCGGCGGCCCGGAACTGCTGGTGTATGAGGATGCACCGCGGCCCGACCCGGCGGCCGGCGAGGCGCTAATCCGCGTTTACGCCGCCGGCATCACGCCGACGGAACTCACCTGGCCGGAGACCTACCGGACGCCCGACGGGCACGAGCGCCTCCCCACAATCCCGGGCCACGACGTCTCCGGCGTCGTGGAGGCGCTCGGCCCCGGCGTCTCGGAGGTCTCCCCCGGCGACGCCGTCTATGGCCTGGTCGCATTCCCGCGCGACGGCAGCGCCGCGGAGTACGTCGCCGTGCGGGCTGCGGACCTGGCACCCAAGCCGCCGACCCTCGACCACGTCCACGCCGCGGCGGTCCCCCTCTCGGCCCTCGCCGCCTGGCAGGCGCTCTTCGTCCACGCCGGCCTGGCGGCCGGGCAGCGGATCCTTATCCACGGCGCGGCCGGGGGCGTCGGCGCCTTCGCGGCCCAGCTCGCCCGCTGGCGGGGTGCCCACGTCAGCGCAACGGCCTCGGTGCGCCACCACGACTTCTTGCGCGAGCTGGGCGTCGAGGCGGCGATCGATTATCGGACGACCCGGTTCGAGGAGGTGCTCCGCGACGTGGACGTCGTGCTGGACACCATCGGCGGAGACACGATGGAACGCTCCTGGCGCGTCTTGCGGCGCGGCGGGACGCTCGTCTCCGTCGCGGCCCCACCCCCTCCCGAGCCGGCCCGGGACGCCGGTGTCCGCGGGATCTATTTCATCGTGGAGCCGAGCCGGGTCCAGCTCGTCGAAATCGCGCGGCTGCTCGACGCCGGCGAGGTCCGGCCGGTCCTGGACGCGGTGCTGCCGCTGGCCCGGGCGCGTGAGGCGTTCGAGCGGGGGCTGGCCGGGCACGTCCGGGGGAAGATCGTCCTCCGGGTTGACGAAACCGAGGCGATCCCCTGAAGGACGCTCGCCGCCCGCGCCGCGCCTCGAGCAAAGGGTTCTCCAGGAGGCATCCACCATGGTACGACCGGTCGTGACGACTGAGCAGACTGCCCAGCTCGAGCACGTGCGGGAACGGCCTCGCGATCCGGGCGTGACGCCCCCTGAGGCCGCCGGGCTCCGCTCCCGGCTGCTCTCTCTGCTCCTCGAGACGGAAGGCGGCGTATCGACGCCGATGGTCGGCCCCGAGAACGTCATGGCCGGACAGATCCCGAGCCAGGACGAGCCGCCGGGCCCCCTCCCCGAACTGTTGCGGAGCCGGCTCGGCAGCCGCTCGCGGGACGTCCTGGTGGCCCGCCGCGGCGGGGGCCTGGTCCTGAGCGGGCGCTGCCCCAGCTTCCACGCGAAGCAAGTCGTCCAGCACGAAGTGGCCGAGTTCTTCGGCCTCCCCGTCCTCTACAACGCGATCGATGTCCGCCAACCCTCATGAATCGGGCCCTGTCCGGGCTCCCGAGCACGCAAGCCCGGGTCGGCTTCGACCGGTCATGTAATTCTCCAGATTGACGTCGAAATCATTCCAACCCTCGCGGGAGTCAGCCATGAATCGGAAGTCGCTTGCGCTGGCAGTTTGCGCCGCCGTCGGGGCCGGCGGGATGGTATTGGCCCGGCACGACGAGAGGGGCAGGACCGAGGTGACCCGGCTCTCACGGCGGGACATCGTCGAGAAGCTGGACGGGAAGGATGCCACGGCGACCGTGGAGGAGGTGTCGATCGGACCAGGCGAACGGGTCCCCCCGCACCGCCACACCGGGCCGGTGTTCGGATACGTCTTGGACGGCGAGTATGAGCACGCCATCAACGCCGAGCCCGTGAAGACCTACAAGGCAGGCGACACGTTCTACGAGCCGTCCGGCTGCCTCCACCGGGTGACGAGGAATCCCAGCGCGAAGGCGAGGACGCGCCTCCTCGCGGTGATCCTGCACCCACGCGACGCCGAGAAGGTCACGGTCCCGGGGGAGGCCGCGAAGAAGGGCTGATCTGACGCCTCCGGGGGATGGCACGCCGGGCCGGCCATTCATCCCACGGCACGAGGTCTCCGGGAAGATGGCCCCCCCGGTGGGCGTCTCGGGCATCGGCGCCGGCGAACCCGTCGACGCGATGAACGACCGGTCCGGGCCTGGCTCGCCGACCAACTCCAAGGGGGAAAGTCAAGCCGTCGCGCTGGAGACGGATCGCTGAGCTGTTCGCCCGTGCGATCCGGATGGGGCCCGCCGGGATCGCGACCTGGCCCAAGCAGGCCTCCGGCGACGCCTTACAGCCGCAGGTCGGCCTCCTCAACGAGGACGAACGGGCGGAGAGACGGGCGGGCCAGAGGCCGCAGGAGCCGCCATGCCGAGGGCTCGAAGTGACGGCCACGCGGCCCGCGCCCGCGCCGGAGCGTTGTGGGTCTCACCGACACGATCGACTATGCACGGCCCGGATCGCTCGGCCGCCCCCGCGTGTTCACGCCGAGGACGGCGATCGCCGACGGCCGCGAGCCATTCGCGACGGCAGAGATCTCCCCGCTGGTTCGGACCCGGCTGTGGGCCCTGGCGATTCTCTACCTCGCGATCTTCGCGATCCTGCCCGGCTGGCGGTTCGCGGTCCATAGGGAGACCGACGGGACGACCTCGGTAGTCAACGCCCCGGCCGTCGTGGGGCTCGGCGCCGTCCTCGCCCTGCTCTCCGCCCGTCGACTCGATAAGTCGTCCCGGCTCAGGGCCGTGGAACTCGGCATGGCCGGGTTGATCGCCGGCGTATTGGGTGTGATCTACTACCGCGCGATGCTGCGGTCTTCGCTGCGGGGCGACGTGACGTCGGTGCAGCTCGTGATGAAGAACCTCGTGCTGTACGCCGCCGTCCTCATCGTCACCTTCGGGGTGGCCACCCCGAAGAGCGGCCTCCACGCGGCGCTGATCGTCGGCCCGCTGGCACTCCTGCCGTTCGCGATCCTGCTGGCCCTCTGCCTGGTCCATCCGGGAGCGATGGGGGGGCTGGCGCGCTTGACGATGCCCCTCGCCCAGCTCAGCTTCGACGCCCTGTTCCTCGCGATCCTGGCCGTCGGGTCCGCCTGCCAGGCCGGGGCGCTCCACCGCCCGCGACGGGAGGTCGCAGACGCCCGTCGGCTCGGGCCGTATCGCCTGCGTGAGCGGCTCGGCGCCGGCGGGATGGGCGAGGTCTACCTGGCCGAGCACCGGCTCCTCAAGCGCCCCTGCGCCATCAAGCTCATCCGGCCCGAGGCCGTGGCCGACCCGGGCGCCCGGGCCCGGTTCGAGCGCGAGGTCCAGATCACCGCGGCGATGACGCACCCGAACGTCGTCGAGGTCTACGACTACGGCCGGGCCGAGGACGGGGCCAACTACTACGTCATGGAGTACCTGCCGGGGCTGACCCTGAAGCAACTCGTCGAGCGGCACGGCCCCCTGCCGCCGGGTCGGGCGGTCCGCCTCCTGCGCCAGCTCTGCCAGGCCCTGCGCCTGGCCCACGCCGAGGGCCTGATCCACCGCGACATCAAGCCCTCAAACGTCATCGTCGCGGGCTCCGGGGGCCTCGAGGACCAGGCCAAGCTGCCCGACTTCGGCCTGGTCCTGCCGCCGGCGGGGTCTGGCGCGCCGGGGCTGACCCGGGAGGGCCAGGTGCTCGGGACGCCGCTGTTCATGTCGCCGGAGCAGGCGTCGGGCGACGGCCATGCGGTGGACGGGCGGAGCGACCTCTACGCGCTGGGGGCGGTGGCCTACTATCTGCTGACCGGCCGGCCGCCGTTCGAGGGAGATGATGGGATCGCAGTGGTGATCACGCACGCCCGCAACCCTGTGGAGCCGCCGTCGCGGGCCCGCCCCGACATCCCCGAGGACCTTGAGCGCGTCGTGCTGCGCTGCCCGGCCAAGGACCCGGACGAGCGCTACGCCCACGCCGCGGGCCTGGAGCGGGCCCTGGGCGAATGCGCCTGCTCCGGCGACTGGGGCCAGGAGCACGCCACACGGTGGTGGCGAGACGTCGACGCGAGCGACTCCCGGCCCATCAGGCCAAACAGCAGCTTCGCGCGCGATCTCTGACGATTCGCCAATCCTTGGGCCGGTATCGAGTCACCCTCTCCCGGGTTATCGCATCTCATCCTTAATGAATGCACGCCGTCGAAAGCTCAGGTTGGCGGGACCCGCACCCGCACATTTGAAAGTCATGTCCAGCCGGGAGATGGGCCGACTCTGAGGGCCGACTTCAGCGACGCGGAAGCTGGTCAGATGTCATCGGATGTCAGCGAGTCGCGGCAACGGAATTGTCCGTCCGCGGTCCGGCTCTCGGTTCTGCCTGTCCCGAAGCGACTAGCGGGTAAGCAGCGTCGTGTCTTTGTCCCCGGCCCCACCCTGGCGAGCTGGTCTCACCTGGCGTGCCGGTCTCCAACCGAGGTCGGATCCTACGCGCGTCGGTCCGCCAGGCCGTGTCCTCGTGCAACTCGCCCCAGCAGGAACCTTCTGCAGGCTCGGTTGCCCTCGCTGCGATTTTCACGATCGTTCCATACGCCATCGCCCGATTCAGAGGTCTGGAACTTACGTGATCGTGAGATTCCCCGTTCGGCGAACGGACCTCATGGATGGGGGCCGAGGAATGTCGACGACGTTCAGGTCGGCGGCCGAGAGCTATGCCCGCGCCAAGGGCTTATCCCGCGGGACGCGCAACGAGTACGCCTCGACCATCCGGAAGTGGGAGCGGTGGGGCGGCGCGGGGCCGATCGAGCAGCTGAGGCGTAAGGACGTCCGCGAGTTCCTCGACTGGGTCCACGAGCAGGCCGTCAATGACGAGGGGACCAACCCGGGTCGTACCGCAAACAAGGCCCGCGAGCACCTCAGGGCCGTGCTCTCCTGGGCCTGGGAGCAGGAGTTGATCGAGGTGCCGCCGCG
The DNA window shown above is from Paludisphaera mucosa and carries:
- a CDS encoding sigma-70 family RNA polymerase sigma factor; this translates as MSEENTTVVVQRYLDELGEDSPAEPVVRALLDRAVRRLHLLCSTMLHRSYPRLTRPPSNLDADELLGAVAERLLKSLREARPQTVRQLFALANQHIRWELNDLARRLDHQPTVAALDEGGVPAPASSVSGLTPAGLRMLRAIDQLPADEREVFDLVRIQGMTQAEAAQLLGVAAVTVKRRLNRGLRLLAEQLADLRPGEDPPDAI
- a CDS encoding cupin domain-containing protein, producing MDGPRIAVEPGEGRSVWLGGMGVVFKVSGADTGGAFAVVEHPIEPGRLVLPHVHLHEDEYSYVLEGTIGARVGDREVVAGPGSYLIKPRGLMHTFWNAGPGPARLLEVISPAGFEVYFTELAEAGDPDRRQELATKYGVAYSADWVAELTSRYNLKLLGH
- a CDS encoding NADPH-dependent FMN reductase — encoded protein: MTPRILAFAGSLRRESFNKKLVRIAANAARDAGAEVALIDLEDYPLPLFDQDLEAEQGMPGNGAKLKQIFIDHDGLLVASPEYNTSITADLKNAIDWVSRPAPCEPPLAAFRGKVAALMSASPGALGGLRGLVHLRSILGNIGVVVLPDQIAVARAHEAFRANGSLTDPKQQEGIDTLGRTLASFLMKIKA
- a CDS encoding cytochrome B6 is translated as MVAVASTAVRGQQPGATETSYLPVAVRESPRTIQLRMEAEKPAVMRRQLDLLRDRYDLEDRPAAGVTMSRGKPVQGGVRVRLAAGTTWDALVAMTPEEIRDKDLLPRGFLPLPHPNHPEGGMVFPRFHVVEIKRQEGRDLTRYDLDFDLPDHFLPEFPAPIYLTTRSDLGDVSRGKLVTLENYFELFDGVLNPKQLEGLRLLVTPFPQQQFNATEDRRSAQPSRGVTCFDCHANGHSNGATHLAPDVRPQSHRHRIDTPTLRGVHIERLFGSQRALRSIEDFTEFEQGGAYFDGDHVIAAKKGVNHLDRSTQVSFMSEFQELLDFPPAPKLGIDGKLDPRKATPEEMRGQEIFFGKANCASCHSPPYYTDNLMHNLKTERFFESRVINNHTAVGDGPIKTFPLRGIKDTPPYLHDGRLLTLEDTVEFFNLILELKLNDREKRDLVAFMRQL
- a CDS encoding HD domain-containing protein; translated protein: MAEVIAGIRIPDSKLAREATDLVREHGSPLLVAHSLRVYLFGEIQGRHRGWSIDHELFYVGAMFHDLGLTARYRSPDHRFEVDGANAARDFLRANGIDEGSAGIVWDAIALHTTPEIPWHKRPEIALMNGGTAADVVGRGLDEISAGDREAVLAAYPRVDFACGITRTFVDGLADRPATAFGTFNADLLERNLPGYHRPNFCDLIAANPLGG
- a CDS encoding HD domain-containing protein; amino-acid sequence: MSEMIAGIRIPDSKLAREATGLLREHGTPLLHAHSIRVFLFGSLRGRHRGLRVDHELLYVGAVFHDFGLTPNYRSRDHRFEVDGANAARDFLRANGIDDESAGVVWDAIALHTTPEIPWHKRPEIALVTGGVEADVLGDGLDEIAEEDRASVLAAYPRVDFKEGIVRAFAEGFGYRPETAFGTMNTDILERTQPGYRRPNFCDLIAANPLGG
- a CDS encoding acyl carrier protein, producing MATPDPILVRVTTVLVQSLGVDEDDVTPAASLLGDLGAESIDLLDIVFRLEREFGFAIPRGELFIELASPDEADFLHDGRVTVEGLAALRARMPYADLSGLERDRRLGSVADLFTVDLLVRYVAWKLRVGRGAAVGVLAAARVSRSPLDRPTIVGN
- a CDS encoding NADP-dependent oxidoreductase; this translates as MKAARLHARGGPELLVYEDAPRPDPAAGEALIRVYAAGITPTELTWPETYRTPDGHERLPTIPGHDVSGVVEALGPGVSEVSPGDAVYGLVAFPRDGSAAEYVAVRAADLAPKPPTLDHVHAAAVPLSALAAWQALFVHAGLAAGQRILIHGAAGGVGAFAAQLARWRGAHVSATASVRHHDFLRELGVEAAIDYRTTRFEEVLRDVDVVLDTIGGDTMERSWRVLRRGGTLVSVAAPPPPEPARDAGVRGIYFIVEPSRVQLVEIARLLDAGEVRPVLDAVLPLARAREAFERGLAGHVRGKIVLRVDETEAIP
- a CDS encoding cupin domain-containing protein — translated: MNRKSLALAVCAAVGAGGMVLARHDERGRTEVTRLSRRDIVEKLDGKDATATVEEVSIGPGERVPPHRHTGPVFGYVLDGEYEHAINAEPVKTYKAGDTFYEPSGCLHRVTRNPSAKARTRLLAVILHPRDAEKVTVPGEAAKKG
- a CDS encoding serine/threonine-protein kinase, yielding MGEVYLAEHRLLKRPCAIKLIRPEAVADPGARARFEREVQITAAMTHPNVVEVYDYGRAEDGANYYVMEYLPGLTLKQLVERHGPLPPGRAVRLLRQLCQALRLAHAEGLIHRDIKPSNVIVAGSGGLEDQAKLPDFGLVLPPAGSGAPGLTREGQVLGTPLFMSPEQASGDGHAVDGRSDLYALGAVAYYLLTGRPPFEGDDGIAVVITHARNPVEPPSRARPDIPEDLERVVLRCPAKDPDERYAHAAGLERALGECACSGDWGQEHATRWWRDVDASDSRPIRPNSSFARDL